Proteins found in one Enterococcus sp. 9D6_DIV0238 genomic segment:
- a CDS encoding citrate transporter has translation MFLLFSIFIGGLSGISAYAAEMDKVVAPTGFKAILVLIPLILVLVLLFKKVDMIIAGLVAGILAMIIGGISLADANTQLLETIPSMLSITVPIINSAVAMAVFKAGSYSAALTLAKRGTKGKVEYVSAFIVILLAAATYMSGIGGGSAMVIAPLAFAAVGVVPELIAAMSLAAAVSFTTSPASLESSIVSKLGDVSVASYVSQMRPFWLLFVVLAIVLAFWGTKHRNIGFKESEDDEYEQKSNGELFKITLPAIFLLFAVIFGPVVNDLIGFAFFTPLVYMVLTLALVYLCTNFTMNQSVEAMVDGSTYILTRLFQVGIFLAFINVIAQTGTFAVIAGVAQNAPEFIVVPVAILTGILIGIPAGAYVGSVLTLVLPVAVSLGFPPLALGFVTVGVGLGSQMSFVNITMQALSSGFQIPILDVVKGNVKWLSLASVILLVIGFIFG, from the coding sequence ATGTTTCTTTTATTCTCGATTTTTATTGGGGGATTATCGGGAATCAGTGCGTACGCGGCAGAAATGGATAAAGTCGTAGCACCAACAGGATTTAAAGCTATTTTAGTATTGATACCATTGATTTTAGTGCTAGTATTATTGTTCAAAAAAGTGGATATGATCATTGCCGGTTTAGTTGCCGGGATTTTAGCTATGATCATTGGCGGGATCAGTCTGGCAGACGCCAATACTCAATTGCTGGAGACGATTCCATCTATGTTGAGTATTACTGTACCGATCATCAACTCAGCTGTTGCGATGGCTGTATTTAAAGCCGGTAGTTATTCAGCAGCCTTGACCTTAGCAAAACGCGGAACAAAAGGAAAAGTAGAATATGTTTCAGCGTTTATCGTTATTCTATTAGCAGCAGCAACCTATATGTCAGGGATCGGCGGCGGAAGTGCAATGGTCATTGCGCCGTTAGCCTTTGCAGCAGTGGGTGTTGTACCTGAGCTGATTGCAGCGATGTCATTAGCTGCGGCAGTATCGTTTACAACTTCGCCAGCTTCTCTAGAATCAAGTATTGTGTCAAAATTAGGGGATGTCAGCGTGGCTTCTTATGTGTCACAAATGCGTCCATTCTGGTTATTATTTGTTGTTTTAGCGATCGTTTTAGCCTTTTGGGGTACGAAACATCGTAATATCGGCTTTAAAGAGTCAGAAGATGATGAGTATGAACAAAAAAGTAATGGTGAGTTGTTCAAAATCACCTTACCAGCTATTTTCTTATTATTCGCTGTAATTTTTGGTCCTGTTGTGAATGACTTGATCGGCTTTGCTTTCTTTACACCGCTTGTTTATATGGTGTTGACATTGGCCTTGGTTTACTTATGTACAAACTTTACGATGAATCAGTCTGTCGAAGCCATGGTCGATGGTTCAACGTATATTTTGACTCGTTTATTCCAAGTTGGGATTTTCTTAGCCTTCATCAATGTGATCGCTCAAACAGGAACCTTTGCTGTCATTGCAGGAGTTGCTCAAAATGCACCTGAGTTTATCGTAGTGCCAGTAGCGATCTTAACAGGTATCTTGATCGGAATTCCGGCAGGAGCTTATGTTGGTTCGGTATTGACATTAGTCTTACCAGTTGCTGTGTCATTAGGCTTCCCGCCATTAGCGCTAGGTTTTGTGACGGTAGGTGTCGGTTTAGGCAGTCAAATGAGTTTCGTAAACATTACGATGCAGGCATTGTCTTCTGGTTTCCAAATCCCGATTTTAGATGTGGTAAAAGGAAATGTGAAATGGTTGAGTCTTGCATCAGTTATTCTATTAGTTATTGGTTTTATTTTTGGATAA
- the arcC gene encoding carbamate kinase: protein MLNVIALGGNAILDKIPTDEGQREVVRNVATEIASFIKQGEQVVLCHGNGPQVGNLLIQQKMGDSEKTPMMKLDTNVAMTEGSIGYWIQQELQNELKKQGVEKSVVSVVTQVEVDKNDPSFTTPTKPIGPFYTKEEADEKVKKGEGIYAEDSGRGYRKVIASPEPKRIIEKEAIQSLIAADVITVCVGGGGVPVVSDEKGMLAGAEAVIDKDLSAQKLAEEIGAERLIVLTGVDNIYVNFNQPNQKKLETLTVSEAQQYISEGQFPAGSMLPKVESAIGFVKDRKDREVVITSIENLGNIPKGYGTKIVC, encoded by the coding sequence GTGCTGAACGTGATTGCTTTAGGTGGAAACGCTATTTTAGATAAAATTCCGACAGATGAAGGACAACGTGAGGTTGTTAGAAACGTAGCGACTGAGATCGCTTCATTCATCAAACAAGGAGAACAAGTTGTCTTGTGTCACGGAAATGGACCGCAAGTGGGGAACTTGCTGATCCAGCAAAAAATGGGTGATTCTGAAAAAACACCGATGATGAAACTAGATACAAATGTTGCGATGACCGAAGGCAGTATTGGCTATTGGATCCAACAAGAGCTTCAAAATGAATTAAAGAAACAAGGGGTAGAAAAAAGTGTTGTCAGTGTTGTGACGCAAGTAGAAGTGGATAAAAACGACCCGTCATTTACGACACCAACAAAACCGATCGGGCCTTTTTATACAAAAGAGGAAGCAGATGAAAAAGTGAAGAAAGGAGAAGGCATTTACGCAGAAGATTCTGGGCGCGGCTACCGTAAGGTGATCGCGTCTCCAGAACCAAAACGAATCATCGAAAAAGAAGCAATCCAGTCATTGATCGCAGCAGATGTTATTACCGTTTGTGTCGGCGGCGGCGGTGTTCCCGTTGTTTCTGATGAAAAAGGAATGTTGGCTGGAGCAGAGGCCGTGATCGACAAAGATTTGTCTGCTCAAAAATTAGCTGAGGAAATTGGAGCAGAGCGTTTGATTGTTTTGACAGGTGTTGATAACATCTATGTGAACTTCAATCAACCAAATCAAAAGAAATTGGAAACACTGACGGTTTCAGAAGCACAGCAGTACATTTCAGAAGGCCAGTTTCCAGCTGGAAGCATGTTGCCGAAAGTAGAGTCAGCGATTGGCTTTGTCAAAGATCGAAAAGACAGAGAAGTCGTCATCACCTCTATCGAAAACCTTGGGAACATTCCAAAAGGCTACGGAACAAAAATCGTTTGTTAA
- the fdrA gene encoding DUF1116 domain-containing protein, with translation MLNTVILKNNYQDSINLMLLTNQINALSAVKMSQLMMGTDANKDILLNTALLTDEAKAASPNDLMIVVDSDEPTIIDQVLPEVDKFLSDLSSKGADEKDHASTSWKEALEELPDANMALFSIPGEYGAAEMETALKNGLHVFSFTDNIPVEDEVKLKKLAHEKGLLMMGPDCGTGIISSIPIAFTNVITPGNIGVVGASGTGIQEVTTIIDRLGGGVVHAIGTGGRDLSDKVGAVTMKDAIVALENHEPTDVICVISKPPAKEVRDEVVQLLQSISKPVVAIFLGEKPTAHEGKVYLAHTLEETAQIAVDLANDTAIKANYFEEIEMPKVRALSEEKVITGLYSGGTLAAEAGMLISEALGLDGLVKKEGYVLKSHGYDVIDLGDDIYTQGKPHPMIDPEVRIKKIREYAEDQKTGVILLDFVLGYGAHEDMVGALLPVIKEEQAKAAANGRELYFVATVVGTNNDPQNYAQAVNQLKENNVLVAPSNAKAVRLALGLKGISLSEAEKAVVSYQGETITVPAVSEKVMELLNTKPRIINVGLQSFNESIQKFDGKSEQFNWKPRANGNKKMIKILNALEDHAEEIDRENQKVIEKIKNAQPFLTDVVLAKTVIPELNESQKTILHAGPPIEWQAMTGPMKGAVVGAAIFEGWAANEAEVSQMIKNNEIRFIPCHHVNAVGPMGGITSANMPVFVVENRLDGTRGYCTMNEGIGKVLRFGAFSEEVITRLNWLRDVLGPTLSKALNKSEDGINLSVLIARSITMGDEFHQRNFAASLNFLREIAPYIILVDMDVQDRFDVMKFLADTDQFFLNIMMAAGKTIVDTARKEAKGTIVTTLARNGVDFGVRIAETNDEWFTAPVNLPKGLYFTGFTEEDGNPDMGDSAITETVGVGGMAMVAAPGVTRFVGAGGFQDALETSNEMAKISDTHNPTWTIPTWDFQGTCLGIDIRKVVETGITPVINTGIAHKDAGVGQIGAGTVRAPLACFEKALEAYAKELGITVD, from the coding sequence ATGTTAAACACAGTGATTTTAAAGAATAATTACCAAGATTCCATTAACTTGATGTTGTTGACCAACCAAATTAATGCGCTTTCTGCTGTCAAAATGAGTCAACTGATGATGGGGACAGATGCCAATAAAGACATTTTACTAAACACAGCACTTCTGACAGATGAAGCAAAGGCTGCTTCACCAAATGATCTGATGATCGTTGTCGATAGTGATGAACCGACGATCATAGATCAAGTATTGCCTGAGGTCGATAAATTTTTAAGTGATCTATCCTCAAAGGGTGCAGATGAAAAAGACCATGCGTCAACCTCATGGAAAGAAGCACTGGAAGAATTACCGGATGCTAATATGGCATTATTCAGTATTCCAGGAGAATATGGTGCCGCTGAGATGGAAACCGCTTTAAAGAATGGACTGCATGTCTTTTCATTTACGGACAACATCCCAGTTGAAGATGAAGTGAAATTAAAAAAATTAGCACATGAAAAAGGCCTGTTGATGATGGGACCAGATTGTGGCACTGGAATCATTTCAAGTATTCCGATCGCGTTCACAAATGTTATCACGCCAGGAAATATTGGTGTAGTTGGCGCTTCCGGAACAGGAATCCAAGAAGTAACAACGATCATCGATCGTTTAGGCGGCGGTGTTGTACATGCTATCGGTACTGGCGGACGTGATCTGAGCGATAAAGTCGGGGCAGTGACAATGAAAGATGCTATTGTTGCATTAGAAAACCACGAACCAACAGATGTGATCTGTGTTATCTCTAAACCACCTGCAAAAGAAGTACGTGACGAAGTTGTTCAACTATTACAAAGCATATCAAAACCAGTTGTAGCGATCTTCTTAGGTGAAAAACCAACAGCTCATGAAGGCAAAGTTTATTTAGCTCATACATTAGAAGAAACAGCCCAAATCGCTGTTGATCTAGCTAATGATACAGCGATCAAAGCCAATTACTTTGAAGAAATCGAAATGCCGAAAGTTCGTGCATTAAGTGAAGAAAAAGTCATCACTGGTTTGTATTCTGGCGGTACCTTAGCGGCTGAAGCTGGTATGTTGATCTCAGAAGCATTAGGTTTAGACGGCTTAGTGAAAAAAGAAGGTTATGTCTTAAAATCACACGGCTACGATGTGATCGACCTAGGCGATGATATTTATACACAAGGCAAACCACATCCAATGATCGACCCAGAAGTCCGCATCAAAAAAATCCGTGAGTATGCAGAAGACCAAAAAACTGGCGTGATCTTACTTGATTTCGTTCTTGGCTATGGCGCTCACGAAGATATGGTCGGCGCTTTACTTCCTGTCATCAAAGAAGAGCAAGCAAAAGCTGCTGCAAATGGACGTGAATTGTATTTTGTTGCAACTGTTGTAGGCACAAACAATGATCCTCAAAACTATGCACAAGCAGTGAATCAACTAAAAGAAAACAACGTGTTAGTTGCACCAAGTAACGCTAAAGCTGTTCGTCTTGCTTTAGGCTTAAAAGGCATCTCATTGTCAGAAGCAGAAAAAGCAGTTGTTTCTTATCAAGGTGAAACGATCACTGTTCCAGCTGTAAGTGAAAAAGTCATGGAACTATTGAATACAAAACCTAGAATCATCAATGTCGGCTTACAAAGTTTCAATGAATCGATTCAAAAATTCGACGGTAAATCTGAACAATTCAACTGGAAACCAAGAGCTAACGGCAATAAGAAAATGATCAAAATTTTAAATGCTTTAGAAGATCATGCAGAAGAAATCGATCGTGAAAACCAAAAAGTGATCGAAAAAATCAAAAATGCTCAACCATTCCTGACAGATGTTGTTTTAGCGAAAACAGTGATTCCAGAACTGAATGAATCACAAAAAACGATCTTACATGCTGGACCTCCGATCGAGTGGCAAGCAATGACGGGTCCTATGAAAGGTGCTGTGGTCGGTGCAGCAATTTTTGAAGGCTGGGCAGCGAATGAAGCCGAAGTTAGTCAAATGATCAAAAACAATGAGATCCGCTTTATCCCTTGTCATCATGTGAACGCCGTAGGACCAATGGGCGGGATCACATCAGCAAATATGCCGGTCTTTGTCGTGGAAAACCGCTTAGATGGCACACGCGGCTACTGTACAATGAATGAAGGTATCGGAAAAGTCTTGCGTTTTGGCGCCTTCTCAGAAGAAGTGATCACACGATTGAACTGGCTGCGTGATGTCTTAGGACCAACACTTTCAAAAGCGTTGAATAAAAGTGAAGATGGCATCAACCTAAGCGTATTGATCGCTCGTTCGATCACGATGGGAGATGAATTCCATCAACGGAACTTTGCAGCATCATTGAATTTCTTACGTGAAATCGCTCCTTATATCATCTTGGTCGATATGGATGTTCAAGACCGCTTTGATGTCATGAAATTCTTGGCAGATACAGATCAGTTCTTCTTGAATATCATGATGGCAGCAGGTAAAACGATCGTTGATACAGCAAGAAAAGAAGCTAAAGGTACGATCGTAACGACACTTGCTAGAAATGGTGTGGATTTTGGAGTTCGTATTGCTGAAACAAATGATGAATGGTTTACTGCACCGGTGAATTTACCAAAAGGTTTATATTTCACTGGATTTACAGAAGAAGACGGCAACCCTGATATGGGTGACAGTGCGATCACAGAAACAGTCGGAGTTGGTGGTATGGCAATGGTTGCAGCGCCTGGTGTTACTCGTTTCGTTGGTGCAGGAGGTTTCCAAGATGCGCTTGAGACATCAAATGAAATGGCAAAAATCAGCGATACACACAATCCAACCTGGACGATTCCAACCTGGGATTTCCAAGGAACTTGCTTAGGGATTGATATTCGTAAAGTCGTTGAAACAGGGATCACACCAGTGATCAATACAGGGATCGCACATAAAGATGCCGGTGTTGGCCAAATCGGTGCAGGAACTGTCCGCGCACCTCTCGCTTGTTTTGAAAAAGCATTAGAAGCGTATGCAAAAGAGTTAGGTATCACAGTCGACTGA